One stretch of Candidatus Omnitrophota bacterium DNA includes these proteins:
- the cysK gene encoding cysteine synthase A: MPRIYSDITKTIGRTPLIRVNRIGTRGAEVLLKLESFNPLSSVKDRAALYMIEDARKKGLLKPGFTIIEATSGNTGIALAFIAAVYGYKLILVMPDTMSVERRNLLKAFGAKIILTPGKNGMQTALKKARQILSRTPRAFMPEQFANPANARAHRETTARELIRDTDGKIDFFIAGVGTGGTLTGAGQALKKRLDNVKIIAVEPQSSAVLSGKRAGSHKIQGIGAGFIPQILDRALIDEIIEVSYRQAKVAAKRLAREEGVLTGVSGGAVFFAGLKIAKTARARGKRIVVLLPDTGERYLSTDLFD; this comes from the coding sequence ATGCCACGCATATACTCAGACATTACAAAGACCATAGGCCGGACGCCGTTAATCAGGGTAAACAGGATAGGGACACGCGGCGCCGAAGTTCTTTTGAAACTTGAGAGTTTCAATCCTCTTTCAAGCGTTAAAGACAGGGCCGCTCTGTATATGATAGAGGATGCCAGAAAGAAAGGGTTGTTAAAGCCGGGTTTTACCATAATTGAGGCTACCAGCGGCAATACCGGGATAGCCCTTGCTTTTATAGCGGCTGTTTATGGGTATAAACTGATTCTTGTTATGCCAGATACGATGAGCGTTGAAAGACGCAATCTTTTAAAGGCCTTTGGCGCTAAAATTATTCTTACGCCTGGCAAAAACGGTATGCAGACTGCTTTAAAAAAAGCGCGCCAGATATTAAGCAGAACGCCGCGAGCTTTTATGCCGGAGCAATTTGCCAATCCTGCTAACGCGCGGGCTCATCGTGAAACGACGGCCCGGGAGCTGATACGCGACACTGACGGCAAGATTGATTTTTTTATCGCGGGCGTAGGCACAGGCGGTACTCTGACAGGGGCCGGACAGGCGCTTAAAAAACGATTGGACAATGTAAAGATTATTGCCGTAGAACCACAGTCTTCGGCTGTGCTGTCAGGTAAGCGCGCGGGCTCGCACAAGATACAGGGTATCGGCGCCGGTTTTATACCACAGATACTTGACAGAGCTTTGATAGATGAGATTATTGAGGTGAGTTACCGCCAGGCAAAAGTTGCCGCAAAAAGACTCGCGCGCGAAGAAGGTGTTCTGACAGGAGTATCCGGCGGCGCCGTGTTTTTTGCAGGCTTGAAAATCGCTAAAACCGCCCGCGCCCGCGGCAAGCGCATAGTCGTTCTTTTGCCTGATACGGGGGAAAGGTATTTAAGCACGGATTTGTTTGATTAA
- a CDS encoding homocysteine biosynthesis protein, translated as MPKTYAQINEKIKQGKVVVATAEEIIDIVEKEGLRNAAQQVDVITTGTFGPMCSSGAYFNIGHTKPKIKIGGGRATLNDIPAYAGFAASDLYMGAAAISEDDPKNRVFPGRFEYGGGHVIEDLVSGRDVRLSAITYGTDCYPRKKLDTFINIKDLNEAVLFNPRNCYQNYNVAVNMGKEKTIYTYMGILKPEAGNANYCSAGQLSPLLNDPYYMTIGIGTRIFLAGGQGYVVWHGTQHNPCVKRKANGVPQCPAGTLAVMGDLKQMKPEWLRGISLEGYGVSLAVGIGIPIPVLNEDVLKYAAVKDEDIYAQIVDYSNDYPNAISNSLGEVNYKQLKSGSILFRGKETPTVSLSSYAKARAIAEELKDSIMKGRFLLTEPVALLPSADSGAGYKALKERPVPGL; from the coding sequence ATGCCAAAGACATACGCGCAGATAAATGAAAAAATTAAGCAGGGAAAAGTTGTTGTTGCTACCGCAGAAGAAATAATAGATATAGTTGAAAAAGAGGGCCTAAGAAATGCCGCCCAGCAAGTAGACGTGATAACTACGGGTACCTTTGGGCCCATGTGCTCAAGCGGCGCTTATTTTAATATTGGGCACACAAAGCCCAAGATAAAGATAGGAGGCGGCAGGGCTACGCTTAACGACATACCCGCTTATGCCGGTTTCGCGGCCTCCGATCTTTATATGGGTGCCGCGGCCATCTCGGAAGACGACCCCAAGAACAGGGTTTTTCCCGGCAGGTTTGAGTATGGAGGCGGACATGTTATAGAAGACCTTGTTTCAGGCAGAGATGTCAGGCTTTCAGCGATAACCTATGGCACGGATTGTTACCCGAGGAAAAAGCTTGATACTTTTATCAATATAAAAGACCTCAATGAAGCGGTATTGTTTAATCCGAGAAATTGCTATCAGAACTACAATGTCGCGGTTAATATGGGTAAGGAAAAGACAATATATACTTATATGGGCATATTAAAACCCGAGGCCGGAAACGCGAATTATTGCTCGGCAGGCCAGTTATCCCCGCTCTTAAACGACCCTTATTACATGACTATAGGTATAGGAACAAGGATATTTTTGGCAGGCGGACAAGGCTATGTGGTATGGCATGGCACACAGCACAATCCTTGCGTGAAGAGAAAGGCTAACGGCGTGCCTCAATGCCCGGCAGGGACATTGGCTGTTATGGGTGATTTGAAACAGATGAAGCCCGAATGGCTGCGCGGGATATCGCTTGAAGGTTATGGCGTCAGCCTCGCTGTAGGCATTGGCATACCGATACCTGTGCTGAATGAGGACGTATTAAAATACGCCGCTGTAAAAGATGAAGATATATATGCGCAAATAGTTGATTATTCCAATGACTATCCCAATGCCATATCCAATTCCCTTGGAGAGGTAAATTATAAGCAATTAAAATCGGGCAGTATTTTGTTTAGAGGTAAAGAAACTCCAACAGTCTCTCTTTCAAGCTATGCGAAGGCAAGAGCAATAGCGGAAGAATTAAAAGACTCTATAATGAAAGGGAGATTCCTTCTTACAGAGCCTGTTGCGCTTTTGCCGTCAGCTGATTCAGGGGCAGGTTATAAAGCTCTTAAGGAAAGGCCTGTGCCGGGGTTATGA
- a CDS encoding 5-formyltetrahydrofolate cyclo-ligase has protein sequence MVKLDDLREHKKDTIRREILARLRLQTRQDRIIKSDKIKRRLLKEKCFRDASLIMFYVSKSYEVDTTGMIEEALKRGKRVVVPVTQTKEKQLIPSEITCPARDLVKGPFGVMEPRKECIKAVNIEDIDLVIVPGIAFDSKGNRIGHGQGYFDRFLRRLPNKIPTIGLAFKLQLTRRIKALPWDIPVTKLIAA, from the coding sequence GTGGTAAAATTAGATGATTTACGGGAACACAAAAAAGACACGATTAGAAGAGAAATTTTAGCGAGATTGCGCTTACAAACAAGGCAAGATCGTATTATTAAAAGTGATAAGATAAAAAGGAGGCTTCTAAAAGAGAAGTGCTTTAGGGATGCTTCACTTATCATGTTTTATGTGTCAAAATCGTATGAAGTTGATACAACCGGCATGATAGAAGAGGCGCTCAAAAGAGGCAAACGGGTAGTAGTTCCGGTGACACAAACCAAGGAGAAACAATTGATCCCTTCAGAAATTACATGCCCAGCAAGAGATCTTGTTAAGGGCCCTTTCGGAGTAATGGAACCAAGAAAGGAATGTATAAAGGCCGTCAACATTGAAGATATTGATTTAGTGATAGTTCCAGGCATTGCTTTTGACAGCAAAGGCAACCGCATAGGACACGGCCAAGGTTATTTTGATAGATTCCTAAGACGCCTGCCAAATAAGATACCTACCATAGGGCTGGCATTCAAACTCCAGCTTACAAGAAGGATCAAGGCTTTACCCTGGGACATACCTGTCACCAAACTTATTGCCGCATAA
- the rny gene encoding ribonuclease Y, whose translation MLNGTGQVILSFPVFLAGILFFVIGFFISNLISSKKNKSAGEKAKQIIGEAQKEAQTLRKEIELEAKDLKLKLRSDFDQETKDARQELKELEKRLTQREENIERKSDLIDRKEKDITQKEQVVIQKQEAITNKEAELDRVLAEEKQKLQRVAGMSSEEAKKLLVLRMQDEAKQEAAITLKRLEEQVKESADKKAREIISLSIQRYAADHTVESTISVVSLPNDDMKGRIIGREGRNIRALEVATGVDVIVDDTPEAVTLSSFDIVRREIARRTLEKLIEDGRIHPGRIEEVVEKVKKEMDVNIREEGEKAAFDVNIHGLHPELIKLLGRLKYRTSYGQNALQHSKEVAYIMGVMAGELNIDFNLSKRIGLLHDIGKAVSHEVEGGHAKIGADLARKYGETEAVIHAIEAHHQDIEANSVMAVLVQAADAISATRPGARRETLETYVKRLEKLEGIADGFKGVEKSFAIQAGREVRVIVQPDKINDLQAISMAKDMAKKIEENLDYPGEIKVTIIRETRAMEYAR comes from the coding sequence ATGCTTAATGGTACTGGACAGGTAATATTGTCTTTTCCTGTGTTTTTAGCAGGCATATTGTTTTTTGTGATAGGTTTTTTCATAAGCAATTTAATATCATCAAAGAAAAATAAATCTGCGGGCGAAAAAGCGAAACAAATAATTGGAGAAGCGCAAAAAGAAGCGCAGACTCTTAGAAAAGAGATAGAGCTTGAGGCAAAAGATCTTAAGCTTAAATTGAGGTCTGATTTTGACCAGGAGACGAAAGACGCGCGGCAGGAATTGAAAGAACTGGAAAAGCGCCTTACGCAAAGAGAAGAGAACATTGAAAGGAAATCAGATCTGATTGACAGGAAAGAAAAAGATATAACCCAAAAAGAGCAGGTTGTTATACAAAAACAGGAAGCCATAACGAACAAAGAGGCCGAGCTTGACAGGGTATTGGCTGAAGAAAAACAGAAACTGCAAAGAGTTGCCGGCATGTCATCCGAAGAAGCGAAGAAATTGCTTGTCTTAAGGATGCAGGATGAAGCCAAGCAGGAAGCGGCGATAACGCTTAAACGCTTGGAGGAGCAGGTAAAGGAATCGGCTGACAAAAAGGCGCGCGAAATAATAAGTCTTTCCATACAGCGTTATGCCGCGGACCACACCGTTGAATCAACGATAAGCGTTGTGAGCCTGCCGAATGACGATATGAAAGGCAGGATAATAGGGCGTGAAGGTAGAAATATACGGGCGCTTGAAGTGGCAACAGGCGTGGATGTTATTGTTGATGATACGCCTGAAGCCGTTACCCTTTCAAGCTTTGACATAGTAAGGCGTGAGATCGCCAGGCGCACACTTGAAAAACTTATTGAAGACGGCAGGATACACCCGGGCAGAATAGAAGAGGTTGTTGAAAAAGTTAAGAAAGAGATGGACGTCAATATAAGGGAAGAGGGTGAAAAAGCCGCTTTTGACGTTAATATACACGGCCTGCATCCTGAATTGATCAAACTGCTCGGCAGGTTGAAATACAGGACAAGTTACGGCCAGAATGCCCTGCAGCATTCAAAAGAAGTCGCTTATATTATGGGTGTAATGGCGGGCGAATTAAACATTGATTTTAATCTTTCCAAGAGAATAGGGCTTTTGCACGATATCGGTAAGGCCGTAAGCCATGAGGTTGAAGGCGGCCATGCCAAGATAGGCGCCGATCTGGCCCGTAAATACGGCGAAACAGAGGCGGTTATCCACGCGATTGAGGCCCACCACCAGGATATTGAGGCCAATTCCGTTATGGCTGTTTTGGTGCAGGCCGCTGATGCCATAAGCGCGACGCGTCCGGGCGCGCGCCGTGAAACCCTTGAGACATATGTTAAAAGGCTTGAAAAACTTGAAGGTATAGCCGATGGTTTCAAGGGCGTTGAAAAATCCTTTGCCATACAGGCAGGCAGAGAGGTGCGCGTGATCGTTCAGCCTGACAAGATAAACGATTTGCAGGCAATAAGCATGGCCAAGGACATGGCGAAAAAGATAGAAGAAAACCTTGATTATCCCGGTGAAATAAAAGTGACTATTATACGGGAAACACGCGCCATGGAATACGCCAGATAA
- a CDS encoding TIGR00282 family metallophosphoesterase, translated as MNVLLIGDITGAPGRNILKRELKNIQKRQVIGFTIANAENSAGGSGVTESVANELFDCGIDVLTSGDHIWKKKETAEYIAGEKRLLRPANYPDSAPGCGCGIFKARSGESIGVINLIGRVFMQAVDCPFKKARACVDALKKETNSIFVDIHAEATSEKVALGWFLDGAVSCVFGTHTHIQTSDERLLYKHTAYITDIGMTGPMDSVIGRKKEHVLERFITQMPVKFEMAEDDVHIHGAVVEIEPQTGHALSIRRFVF; from the coding sequence ATGAATGTATTGTTGATTGGAGACATAACAGGCGCTCCGGGAAGAAATATTCTTAAGCGCGAATTAAAAAATATCCAGAAGAGGCAAGTGATAGGTTTTACCATTGCCAATGCTGAAAATTCCGCCGGCGGCAGCGGCGTTACCGAAAGTGTTGCCAATGAGCTTTTTGACTGCGGTATAGATGTCCTGACGTCCGGAGACCACATATGGAAAAAGAAGGAAACGGCAGAATATATAGCCGGAGAGAAAAGGCTTTTACGGCCGGCGAATTATCCCGATTCTGCTCCCGGGTGCGGGTGCGGCATATTCAAGGCCCGCAGCGGGGAAAGCATAGGTGTTATTAACCTGATAGGCCGCGTATTTATGCAGGCGGTTGATTGCCCGTTTAAGAAAGCGCGCGCCTGCGTTGACGCGTTAAAAAAAGAAACCAATAGCATATTTGTTGATATCCACGCCGAGGCGACAAGCGAAAAAGTCGCCTTAGGCTGGTTTTTAGACGGTGCTGTCTCATGCGTGTTCGGGACACATACCCATATCCAAACGTCTGATGAAAGATTGCTGTATAAACACACGGCTTATATTACGGACATAGGCATGACAGGCCCCATGGATTCCGTTATCGGCAGGAAAAAAGAGCATGTATTAGAAAGGTTTATAACGCAAATGCCCGTTAAGTTTGAAATGGCCGAAGACGATGTCCATATACATGGCGCCGTGGTTGAGATAGAGCCGCAAACAGGCCATGCCCTGTCAATAAGGCGGTTTGTTTTTTAA
- the xseA gene encoding exodeoxyribonuclease VII large subunit yields MTDIGLAPENKVYSITELTRDISLILENSFKNIWVEGEVSNLVLHSSGHCYLSLKDADSVLGCVIFKHQLARLKFTIENGLGLICSGRIGVYGKRGQYQLYIDKAEPKGIGSLQAAYEQLKKKLYNEGLFDESAKKPIPKLAGAIGVITSPTGAAIRDILNIINRRYENTHIIILPVKVQGQGAANEIVRALSDFNRLKNVDVIILARGGGSIEDLWAFNEELVARAIYDSSIPVISAVGHEIDYTISDFVSDLRAPTPSAAAELVIGRKEDMISDIEKLKDRLKRAAISRVRIMQDRLDGVKKSYAFRQPLFMAEQYQQRFDETLKRMIQALVFFTRSKHQSFTALKNRLEALSPDAILRRGFSITMRAHNGSIIKDASDLASGALIRTRFLAGEIISRVEKP; encoded by the coding sequence ATGACTGATATTGGTTTAGCCCCTGAAAACAAGGTTTACTCTATTACCGAACTTACCAGAGATATAAGCCTTATACTTGAAAACTCTTTTAAAAATATATGGGTTGAAGGAGAGGTATCAAATCTTGTTCTGCATTCTTCGGGGCACTGCTATTTGAGTTTAAAGGACGCGGATAGTGTTCTTGGCTGCGTAATATTCAAACATCAGCTTGCCAGGTTAAAGTTTACCATAGAGAATGGTTTAGGCTTGATATGTTCGGGCAGGATAGGTGTTTACGGAAAACGAGGCCAGTATCAGCTTTATATTGACAAGGCAGAGCCCAAAGGCATAGGGAGTTTGCAGGCGGCTTATGAACAGCTTAAGAAAAAACTTTATAACGAAGGCCTGTTTGACGAATCCGCCAAAAAACCTATCCCGAAACTGGCCGGCGCCATAGGCGTAATCACATCCCCGACAGGCGCGGCAATAAGGGACATACTTAACATTATAAACAGGCGGTACGAGAACACGCATATTATAATTTTACCTGTTAAAGTCCAGGGCCAGGGCGCGGCAAATGAAATAGTCCGGGCCTTGTCGGATTTTAACAGGCTGAAGAATGTTGACGTTATCATATTGGCCAGGGGAGGAGGCAGTATAGAAGACCTGTGGGCATTTAATGAAGAATTGGTAGCCAGGGCCATTTATGATTCCAGTATCCCGGTTATATCAGCTGTCGGCCACGAGATTGATTACACGATATCCGATTTTGTATCCGACCTGCGCGCGCCAACACCGTCGGCCGCCGCGGAGCTTGTAATCGGTAGAAAAGAGGACATGATTTCTGATATAGAAAAACTTAAAGACAGGCTTAAACGAGCGGCCATATCCCGTGTGCGAATAATGCAGGACCGCCTGGATGGTGTCAAAAAAAGTTACGCCTTCAGACAGCCGCTTTTTATGGCAGAACAATATCAGCAGAGGTTTGATGAAACGCTTAAACGTATGATCCAGGCGCTGGTTTTTTTTACTCGTTCAAAACACCAGTCGTTTACGGCTTTAAAAAACAGGCTTGAGGCATTAAGCCCTGACGCGATATTGCGTAGAGGGTTTAGCATAACCATGCGTGCGCATAACGGCAGTATTATCAAAGACGCTTCGGATTTGGCATCCGGCGCGCTTATCAGAACCAGATTTTTGGCAGGTGAAATTATCAGCAGGGTGGAGAAACCTTAA
- a CDS encoding polyprenyl synthetase family protein: protein MDIKKYFDRKKTVIEKQLALLLPVPGGRNRQVCNAMAYALKGGKRIRPILCLACAEVISKSGYTRALKPACAIEMVHAYSLVHDDLPCMDDDDFRRGRLTVHKKFGIAAAVLAGDALLTESFNVLAGASADCTINMEMVKILSYAAGIHGMVAGQAADIAPQAKGPADLEYINTHKTGALIAASCKIGGVSAGGRKKDIEALFKFGEYLGLVFQITDDIIDNEAFALPAGRRDAFEYARELTGKAKDIILCFGKRSDCLCRIADYILNRKT, encoded by the coding sequence ATGGATATAAAAAAATATTTTGACAGAAAAAAAACGGTAATTGAAAAACAGCTGGCCTTGCTTTTGCCTGTTCCCGGAGGCAGGAACAGGCAGGTATGCAATGCTATGGCGTATGCCTTAAAAGGCGGCAAGAGGATACGTCCTATACTTTGCCTGGCATGCGCCGAAGTAATATCAAAATCAGGGTATACGCGCGCGCTTAAACCCGCCTGCGCCATTGAAATGGTGCACGCCTATTCTCTGGTGCACGATGACCTGCCGTGCATGGACGATGATGATTTTCGCAGAGGCCGCCTTACTGTGCATAAAAAATTTGGCATTGCCGCGGCAGTCCTTGCCGGGGACGCTTTATTAACAGAGTCGTTTAATGTGCTTGCGGGCGCCTCGGCTGACTGCACGATTAATATGGAGATGGTAAAAATACTTTCTTATGCCGCGGGGATACACGGTATGGTAGCGGGCCAGGCCGCCGATATCGCGCCGCAGGCAAAAGGCCCAGCGGATTTAGAATATATCAATACGCATAAGACAGGGGCCTTGATAGCGGCCTCGTGCAAGATCGGGGGCGTATCAGCCGGCGGACGCAAGAAAGACATTGAGGCATTATTCAAATTCGGTGAATACTTAGGTCTTGTATTCCAAATAACGGACGACATTATTGATAATGAGGCATTCGCTTTACCTGCCGGCAGAAGAGACGCGTTTGAGTACGCGCGGGAATTGACCGGGAAAGCAAAAGATATAATATTATGTTTTGGCAAGAGGTCTGACTGCCTTTGCCGCATAGCCGATTATATCCTTAACAGAAAAACGTAA